A single window of Neisseria chenwenguii DNA harbors:
- the dxs gene encoding 1-deoxy-D-xylulose-5-phosphate synthase has translation MSKTPLLDTLDNPQALRRMDQDALPQVAAELREFLLDSVGKTGGHFASNLGAVELTVALHYVYNTPEDHLVWDVGHQSYPHKILTGRKNRMHTMRQYGGLAGFPKRSESEYDAFGVGHSSTSIGAALGMAVADKTAGNGRRSVAVIGDGAMTAGQAFEALNCAGDMDVDLLVILNDNEMSISPNVGALPKYLASNVVRDMHGLLSTIKAQSSKVLDKLPGAMEIAQKVEHKIKSLASEADHAKQSLSLFENFGFDYTGPVDGHNVIELVNVLKELRTKKGPQLLHVITKKGNGYKLAENDPVKYHAVANLPKDGAAAETGTPKPAARPTYTQVFGRWICDQAAADPRLAAITPAMREGSGLVEFEQQFPERYFDVGIAEQHAVTFAGGMACEGMKPVVAIYSTFLQRAYDQLVHDVALQNLPVLFAVDRAGIVGADGPTHAGLYDLSFLRCIPNMVIAAPSDENECRLLLSTCYQLDAPAAVRYPRGSGCGAQISDGLETVAVGKGIVRREGRKTAIFAFGSMVAPALAAAENLNATVADMRFVKPLDEALILKLAQNHDYLVTAEENAEQGGAGSSVLEVLAKHGIRKPVLLIGVPDTVTEHGDPKKLLADLGLSAEALEKRIRGWAV, from the coding sequence ATGAGCAAAACCCCGTTATTAGATACCCTAGACAACCCGCAGGCGCTGCGCCGAATGGATCAGGACGCGCTGCCGCAGGTTGCGGCCGAGCTGCGTGAATTCCTGCTCGATTCCGTCGGCAAAACCGGCGGCCATTTCGCCAGCAATCTGGGCGCGGTCGAGCTGACGGTGGCGCTGCATTATGTCTATAACACGCCCGAAGACCATCTGGTGTGGGACGTCGGCCATCAGAGTTATCCGCACAAAATCCTGACCGGACGTAAAAACCGTATGCACACCATGCGCCAATACGGCGGTTTGGCAGGCTTTCCCAAACGCAGCGAGTCGGAATACGACGCGTTCGGCGTCGGCCATTCTTCCACTTCCATCGGCGCGGCTTTAGGTATGGCGGTGGCGGACAAAACCGCAGGCAACGGCCGCCGCAGCGTGGCGGTTATCGGCGACGGCGCGATGACGGCGGGGCAGGCGTTTGAAGCCTTAAACTGCGCGGGCGATATGGATGTGGATCTGCTCGTCATCCTCAACGATAACGAAATGTCGATTTCCCCCAACGTCGGCGCGCTGCCGAAATATCTGGCCAGCAACGTCGTGCGCGATATGCACGGCCTGTTGAGCACCATCAAAGCGCAGTCGAGCAAGGTTTTGGACAAACTGCCCGGCGCGATGGAAATCGCCCAAAAAGTCGAACACAAAATCAAAAGCCTCGCCAGCGAAGCGGATCATGCCAAGCAGTCGCTGTCGCTGTTTGAAAACTTCGGCTTCGACTACACCGGCCCTGTCGATGGCCACAACGTCATCGAATTGGTCAATGTTTTGAAAGAGTTGCGCACAAAAAAAGGCCCGCAGCTGCTGCACGTTATCACCAAAAAAGGCAACGGCTACAAGCTGGCGGAAAACGATCCGGTCAAATACCACGCCGTCGCCAACCTGCCCAAAGACGGCGCCGCCGCCGAAACGGGTACGCCCAAACCCGCCGCCAGACCGACCTATACCCAAGTGTTCGGCCGATGGATTTGCGACCAGGCCGCCGCCGACCCGCGCCTCGCCGCGATTACCCCCGCCATGCGCGAGGGCAGCGGTTTAGTCGAGTTTGAACAGCAGTTTCCCGAGCGCTATTTCGACGTCGGCATCGCCGAACAACACGCCGTTACCTTCGCCGGCGGCATGGCCTGCGAAGGCATGAAACCCGTCGTCGCCATTTATTCCACCTTCCTACAACGCGCCTACGACCAGCTTGTGCACGACGTCGCACTGCAAAACCTGCCCGTTTTGTTTGCCGTTGACCGCGCCGGCATCGTCGGCGCCGACGGCCCGACCCACGCGGGTTTGTACGATTTGAGCTTCCTGCGCTGCATTCCCAACATGGTCATCGCCGCCCCCAGCGACGAAAACGAATGCCGCCTGCTGCTTTCCACCTGTTACCAACTCGACGCCCCCGCCGCCGTGCGCTATCCGCGCGGTTCGGGCTGCGGCGCGCAAATTTCAGACGGCCTCGAAACCGTCGCCGTCGGCAAAGGCATCGTCCGCCGCGAAGGCCGGAAAACCGCTATCTTCGCGTTCGGCAGTATGGTCGCCCCCGCGCTTGCCGCCGCCGAAAACCTCAACGCTACCGTCGCCGATATGCGTTTCGTCAAACCGTTAGACGAAGCGCTCATCCTCAAGCTTGCGCAAAACCACGACTACCTCGTGACCGCCGAAGAAAACGCCGAACAGGGCGGCGCCGGCAGCTCGGTATTGGAAGTTTTGGCCAAACACGGCATCCGCAAACCCGTGTTGCTCATCGGCGTTCCCGATACCGTCACCGAACACGGCGACCCGAAAAAACTCCTCGCCGACCTAGGCTTGAGCGCGGAAGCATTGGAAAAACGGATACGCGGATGGGCGGTGTAA
- a CDS encoding PepSY-associated TM helix domain-containing protein: MTDTQKTPETHTNQASRRYLAVWRWHFYAGLFVAPFLMLLAATGLAMLLFANITGKEGERMTVAPQAVAKPLSVQAEAARGALKSETASVSQYFAPRAENMVAVFRVDDGGASKMVAVNPYTAEVKNVSTRNKSPYHLMDEIHSDMLLGTAGDYILETAASLTILMIITGLYLWWQKQGRLKTLLLPAVGKGRAAWRDLHAAAGTWISLILLTFCLSGIAWAGIWGGKAVQAWSRFPAGKWGVAPNPESDAETYGKLLNDGKTKEVPWVLELTSMPQSGTTRGKHGISPSEPMTLETVDRYAREIGFEGRYQVNFPKGEKGVWTLSQDSMSYDADSPFIDRTVHLDQYSGRQLADIRYDDYNWFGKFMAVSIALHMGTLGWWSVAANVLFCLSVIFICISGFVMWWKRRPTGAVGLNPPAQKAKPPVWWGMAVPLLIVAVIFPTAVIAILAVWILDTFVLSRIPALARWFK; encoded by the coding sequence ATGACCGATACGCAGAAAACGCCCGAAACCCATACCAATCAGGCAAGCCGCCGTTATTTGGCGGTGTGGCGCTGGCATTTTTATGCAGGGCTGTTTGTCGCGCCGTTTCTGATGCTGCTGGCGGCGACGGGGCTGGCGATGCTGCTGTTTGCCAATATTACCGGCAAAGAGGGCGAGCGGATGACGGTAGCGCCGCAGGCGGTGGCGAAACCGCTGTCGGTGCAGGCCGAGGCGGCGCGCGGGGCGTTGAAATCGGAAACGGCGTCGGTGTCGCAGTATTTTGCGCCGCGTGCGGAAAATATGGTGGCGGTGTTCCGCGTGGACGACGGCGGGGCGTCGAAAATGGTGGCGGTCAATCCTTATACTGCCGAAGTGAAAAATGTTTCGACCCGCAATAAAAGCCCGTATCACCTGATGGACGAAATCCACAGCGATATGCTTTTGGGCACGGCGGGCGACTATATTTTGGAAACGGCGGCCTCGCTGACGATTCTGATGATTATCACGGGGCTGTATCTCTGGTGGCAGAAACAGGGCCGTCTGAAAACGCTGCTGTTGCCTGCCGTCGGCAAAGGCCGTGCGGCGTGGCGCGATTTGCACGCGGCAGCCGGCACTTGGATTTCGTTGATTTTACTGACGTTTTGCCTGTCGGGCATTGCGTGGGCGGGGATTTGGGGTGGCAAAGCGGTGCAGGCGTGGAGCCGGTTTCCGGCGGGCAAATGGGGCGTTGCGCCCAATCCCGAATCGGATGCGGAAACCTACGGCAAGCTGTTGAACGACGGCAAAACCAAAGAAGTACCGTGGGTTTTGGAGCTCACGTCCATGCCGCAATCGGGTACGACGCGTGGCAAACACGGCATCAGCCCGAGCGAGCCGATGACGCTGGAAACGGTTGACCGCTACGCGCGCGAAATCGGATTTGAAGGCCGTTATCAGGTCAATTTCCCGAAAGGCGAAAAAGGTGTGTGGACGCTCAGCCAAGACTCGATGAGCTACGACGCCGACAGCCCGTTTATCGACCGTACCGTCCATCTCGACCAATACAGCGGCAGACAGCTCGCCGACATCCGCTACGACGACTACAACTGGTTCGGCAAATTCATGGCGGTCAGCATCGCGCTGCACATGGGCACGCTGGGCTGGTGGAGCGTGGCGGCCAACGTATTGTTCTGCCTGTCGGTGATTTTTATCTGCATCAGCGGTTTCGTGATGTGGTGGAAACGCCGCCCCACAGGCGCCGTCGGCCTGAACCCGCCCGCACAAAAGGCCAAACCGCCCGTGTGGTGGGGCATGGCCGTGCCGTTGCTGATTGTCGCCGTGATTTTCCCGACGGCGGTGATTGCCATTTTGGCGGTGTGGATTTTGGATACTTTTGTTTTATCGAGGATACCCGCGCTGGCGCGGTGGTTTAAGTAA
- a CDS encoding PTS sugar transporter subunit IIA produces the protein MIGLLIITHETIGEAYRGLAHHFFPDGKPENVHILGVLPSESHDDVINDAVAKIQEFPDNCHGVLIMTDIFGATPCNAARRLVRENKSAILTGLNAPMLIKAIQYSPKAENLTEFTELVRDAAVRGIFAITAAPDDLVCNKAEAV, from the coding sequence ATGATCGGCCTGCTTATCATTACCCACGAAACCATAGGCGAAGCCTACCGCGGTTTGGCGCATCATTTTTTCCCCGACGGCAAACCGGAGAATGTGCATATTCTCGGCGTGTTGCCGTCTGAAAGCCACGACGACGTGATCAACGATGCGGTCGCCAAGATTCAGGAGTTTCCCGACAACTGCCACGGTGTGTTGATTATGACCGACATTTTCGGCGCCACGCCCTGCAACGCGGCGCGGCGTTTGGTGCGCGAAAACAAATCGGCGATTCTGACGGGGCTGAACGCGCCGATGCTGATTAAGGCGATTCAGTATTCGCCCAAGGCGGAAAATCTGACCGAGTTTACCGAATTGGTGCGCGATGCGGCGGTACGCGGGATTTTTGCGATTACGGCCGCGCCGGACGATTTGGTTTGTAATAAGGCTGAGGCCGTCTGA
- a CDS encoding hypoxanthine-guanine phosphoribosyltransferase, giving the protein MTDLETKRRVTQAMLDNADLLFSREECEAALEKVAAEITRDLGGKYPLLLPVMGGAVVFTGKLLPLLRFPLDFDYVHVSRYGDKLAGGAFNWKRMPERAQIEGRHVVVLDDILDEGHTMAAIQAKLLEMGAASCRAAVFANKLIGKEKPTKGDYVGLDVPNRYVFGYGMDAAGAWRNLGEIYALNQG; this is encoded by the coding sequence ATGACCGATTTAGAAACCAAACGCCGCGTAACCCAAGCCATGCTCGACAACGCCGATTTGCTGTTTTCCCGCGAAGAATGCGAGGCCGCGCTGGAAAAAGTGGCCGCCGAAATCACCCGCGATTTGGGCGGCAAATACCCGCTGCTGCTGCCCGTGATGGGCGGGGCGGTGGTGTTTACCGGCAAACTTCTGCCGCTGTTGCGTTTCCCGCTCGATTTCGATTATGTGCACGTTTCGCGTTACGGTGACAAGCTCGCGGGCGGGGCGTTCAACTGGAAACGGATGCCTGAGCGCGCGCAGATCGAGGGGCGTCATGTGGTGGTGTTGGACGACATTCTCGATGAAGGCCACACGATGGCGGCAATTCAGGCAAAGCTGCTGGAAATGGGCGCGGCAAGCTGCCGTGCGGCGGTGTTTGCCAATAAATTGATTGGTAAGGAAAAACCGACCAAAGGCGATTACGTCGGGCTGGACGTTCCCAACCGTTATGTGTTCGGCTACGGCATGGATGCCGCGGGCGCGTGGCGCAATTTAGGTGAAATTTACGCGCTGAATCAGGGCTAG